From one Syntrophorhabdaceae bacterium genomic stretch:
- a CDS encoding 4Fe-4S dicluster domain-containing protein: HRCIGCRYCMAACPYGARSFNWKDPRPFIKNINQDFPTRTKGVVEKCNFCEERLAKGLKPACVEACKENALIFGDLNDPGSEIVKVLKSRMTTRRKPYLGTQPKVFYLL, translated from the coding sequence ACCACCGGTGCATAGGATGCAGGTACTGCATGGCAGCCTGTCCTTACGGGGCGCGGAGTTTTAACTGGAAAGACCCACGTCCTTTTATCAAAAACATCAACCAGGATTTCCCTACCAGGACGAAAGGTGTCGTGGAGAAGTGCAACTTCTGCGAAGAGAGGCTTGCGAAAGGTCTTAAACCGGCCTGTGTCGAGGCCTGCAAGGAAAACGCACTGATATTCGGCGACCTCAACGACCCCGGCTCAGAGATCGTAAAAGTGCTGAAGTCCCGTATGACAACCCGGCGTAAACCCTATCTCGGTACACAACCGAAGGTTTTTTACTTATTATGA